Part of the Halorussus sp. MSC15.2 genome, GTAGTCGATACCGACGAGGTCGTAGGCCTCACGTTCGTGCCACTCCGCCGTCTTGTACACCGACGCGGCCGACTCGCTGGTCGGATTCTCCGGGTCGGTCGGCACGACCACGCTGACCTCCTGGGTCCGGTCGTCGTACTTGGTCAGGTGGTAGATGCTCTCGTAGCGGTCCTCGTAGTCTTGGGCCGTGAGCATCGAGAGGTGGTCGAACCCGGCCTCGTCGCGGAGGAGTTCGAGCGTCTCCTCGACCTCGTCGGGGCGGACGACGAACCCCTCGGCGTTGAGGTGGGTCTCGCGTCGAATCACGCGGTCGCCGAGCAGGTCCTCGATAGCGTCGTAATCGACGCCCGCGACCTGCATCTCCTCGGTCTGCACTGACTCTTCCTGCGAACTCATGGTGAATCAGCCCAGTTGTACCGCATCACGAGGGTGTCCTCGTCGATGTCGTCGGCGAGTTTGTCGATGAGTTCGTCGCGTTCGAGGTCGCCGAACTGTTCGAGTTCGTAGGGCTTGACCGTCACCGGACTCGTCTCGCCGTTGGCGATGCGCTCCTGCATCTTCACGACGCCGTAGATGAGCGCCTCGGGACGGGGCGGGCAACCGGGGACGTGGATGTCCACCGGGATGACCTCCTCCGCGCCCTTGATGACGTTGTAGCCCTCTTGGAACGGGCCGCCGGAGATTGCGCACGACCCCATGTTGACGACGAACTTGGGTTCGGGCATCTGGTCGTAGACGCGCTTCATCCGAGGGGCGAACTTCGAGACGATTGTCCCCGGAACAATCATCACGTCTGCCTGTCTCGGGGACGCGCGCGGGACGCCCGACCCGAAGCGGTCGAGGTCGTGCTTGACCGCGTAAGTGTGCATCATCTCGATGCTGCAGCACGCGATACCGAACTGCAGCATGAACATCGAGGACCCCCGCACCCAGTTCATGAACTTGTCGAACTTCGTGAGGATGAACGGCGTCGAGCCGAACGCCTCCCGAAGCTTCGAGTTGAACCGACTGTCCACACCCTCCATCCGGGCCTCGCGGGTCTTGGTCTGCGGGTCTGTGCTACCGTGAATCGTCTCCCGTGGTTCGTTACTCATTATCGTTTCACGCTCCGTTGCGAACGGTCGGGATTGCGGACCCACCGTACGGCACCGTTACGCCACGCCCAGCCGAGACCGACGACGAGGACGCCGATGAACACCAGCATCGGCAACAGGGTCTTGGCCAGTCCGACGCCCTCCATCGAGACCGCGCTCCGGTAGATAACCGTCCAAGGGAAGATGAGGACGGTCTCGATGTCGAAGACGACGAACAGCAACGCGACCATGTAGTACTGGATGTTGAAGCGGATACGCGTCCCGCCCGTCGGCACCTCGCCGCTCTCGTAGGTGGCGGTTTTTCCTTTCTCGGGCACGGTAGGCCGGAGCAGGCTGGAGACCGCCATCATTCCGAGCGGTATCAACAGCCCCACCAGCGCCAACGCGCCAATCGCTATCCATGGATTCATGCCGATATTCTCCTACCATCCCGAGATTATGAGCGCACCCCTATAAGCGTTGATTCTTGCGATTCCAACGAATCTGGCCGCCTCACGCGCCTTTCGACGGCTTGACGGTTCCTGTCGAGAAACGGAATGTTTCCCTCCGAATCCGGAACCTCGCGAGTTTCACCGACGCTACACCGCGGTTATCAGCGCCTCGGACTGACAATAAGCAGAGTAAACCGAGGAAACCCGGGAGAAAACGGCCGCTAAGCGGAGACGTACCTCATCTTTCGTCCGGAATAACGGGGCTGTTCGACGGGAGAGAGATGGGGTGGCGACAGACAGTTTGCACCGCCAGAGGTCCCGGCCGTGCGAACGCTTCGCGGCTACTCCTCCTCGTCACGGAACCCCGGCGTCCCCCGTTCGTGGAGACGCCGAGAGACGGTAGCCACGTCCTCCTGCAGTTCGTCGTGATACGTCACGAGGCGGTCTCGGAGGTCGCCGTGCTGGCGCGCGAGAATCTGGACCGCCGACAGCGCCGCGTTGAACGACTTGCCCGCGTCCACCGCGACGATAGGGGCGCCCGTGGGCATCCCGACCACCGAGGGCAGTGACTTCTCCTGCACCGGCACGCCGACCACGGGCAGCGGGTACGCCAACGAGGCGGTCATGTTCGGCAGGTCCGCCGACTTCCCGCCGGCACCCGCGATTATCACGTCGAGACCTCTCTCCTCGGCGGTCTCGGCGTAGGCGTACATCAGTTCGGGAGTGCGGTGGGCCGATACCACGTACGTCTCGAACGTGAATCGGGCCTCGGGCGGGTCGTCGTAATCGGTGATTTCCTCGAATCCTACCTCCGTGAGGGCGTCGTAGGCCCCCTCGGAGTCGTCCGACCCGGCCATCACGTCGAGGTCCGAGTCGCTCCCCATCACGATGCCGATTTCGGGGGTGTCCTCGGGGTCTCTGTCGCGCTGTGCCTCCGCTCGCAGGTCGTCGATGAGTCGCTGGAGTTCGCTCATTCGAAAGTCACCTCGTCGCGCAGGTCGCGGGCGGTGCGAAGCAGGTCGTCCACGTCGTCGTCGCGCGAGTCGCGGCCGCCGACGACGGTCAGGTGGCCCATCTTGCGCAGGGGGTACACCTCGTGTTTACCGTACCAGTGGAGACTCGCGTCCGGGTGGGACAGAACCGCGTCGTCGCCGGAGTGGTCGGCGGGCCGGCGCTCCTCGCCGCCGCCCAAGAGGTTGGCCGACGCCACGGGACTCCGGAGGTCGGTCGCGCCGAGCGGTCGCCCCGTCACGGCGCGGGCGTGCTGTTCGAACTGGGAGGTCAACGCGCCTTCGATGGTGTAGTGGCCCGAGTTGTGGGGTCGCGGGGCGATTTCGTTCACCAGAATCTCACCCTCGCTCGTCTCGAACATCTCGATGCCGTAGACGCCCCGACCGGAGAGCAGGTCGAGTACGTCCTCGGCGACTTCCCCGGCGCGCTCGGCGACCGCGTCGTCGGTCCGGGCCGGAACGACCGTCTCGCGCAGAATCTCCTCGCGGTGGACGTTCTCGCCGAGCGGGAACGTGGCGCTCTCGTCGGTCCCCTCGACGCCGATTACCGAGACTTCGCGCTCGAAGTCCACGAACTCCTCGACCACCGCGTGGACGCCGTCGGCGTCGATTTCGGCCAGCGCCTCGTCCACGTCGGTCTCGTCTTCGACGGGGACGTTGCCGCGGCCGTCGTACCCGCCCTCTCGGGCTTTGAGCATGACGGGGTAGCCGAACTCGTCGAGCGCCGCCTCTAAGTCCGCCCGGTCGTCCACCCGGCGGAACTCGGGCACGGGGACCCCCGCCTCGGCCAGCGTCTGGTTCTGGACGAGTTTGTCCTGTATCGTCCGGAGCGTCCCGGGGTCGGGGTTCACGGGG contains:
- a CDS encoding NADH-quinone oxidoreductase subunit B — its product is MMSNEPRETIHGSTDPQTKTREARMEGVDSRFNSKLREAFGSTPFILTKFDKFMNWVRGSSMFMLQFGIACCSIEMMHTYAVKHDLDRFGSGVPRASPRQADVMIVPGTIVSKFAPRMKRVYDQMPEPKFVVNMGSCAISGGPFQEGYNVIKGAEEVIPVDIHVPGCPPRPEALIYGVVKMQERIANGETSPVTVKPYELEQFGDLERDELIDKLADDIDEDTLVMRYNWADSP
- a CDS encoding NADH-quinone oxidoreductase subunit A, which produces MNPWIAIGALALVGLLIPLGMMAVSSLLRPTVPEKGKTATYESGEVPTGGTRIRFNIQYYMVALLFVVFDIETVLIFPWTVIYRSAVSMEGVGLAKTLLPMLVFIGVLVVGLGWAWRNGAVRWVRNPDRSQRSVKR
- the purE gene encoding 5-(carboxyamino)imidazole ribonucleotide mutase, encoding MSELQRLIDDLRAEAQRDRDPEDTPEIGIVMGSDSDLDVMAGSDDSEGAYDALTEVGFEEITDYDDPPEARFTFETYVVSAHRTPELMYAYAETAEERGLDVIIAGAGGKSADLPNMTASLAYPLPVVGVPVQEKSLPSVVGMPTGAPIVAVDAGKSFNAALSAVQILARQHGDLRDRLVTYHDELQEDVATVSRRLHERGTPGFRDEEE
- a CDS encoding 5-(carboxyamino)imidazole ribonucleotide synthase, with the translated sequence MDAQMTDTETLGVVGGGQLGRMLAEAAAPLGVEVVVLDPTPNCPASPVARDQIVGEFTDEEAVRELAARSDYLTYEIELADPDLLETVEAEYGVPVNPDPGTLRTIQDKLVQNQTLAEAGVPVPEFRRVDDRADLEAALDEFGYPVMLKAREGGYDGRGNVPVEDETDVDEALAEIDADGVHAVVEEFVDFEREVSVIGVEGTDESATFPLGENVHREEILRETVVPARTDDAVAERAGEVAEDVLDLLSGRGVYGIEMFETSEGEILVNEIAPRPHNSGHYTIEGALTSQFEQHARAVTGRPLGATDLRSPVASANLLGGGEERRPADHSGDDAVLSHPDASLHWYGKHEVYPLRKMGHLTVVGGRDSRDDDVDDLLRTARDLRDEVTFE